The Culex pipiens pallens isolate TS chromosome 2, TS_CPP_V2, whole genome shotgun sequence DNA window AAACCTGCTAACCGTGTAACGTGGAATTCGCTTACCAGCAAAATTACGTGGAAAAGAATGTAACCGAACGCGATGTACCGTGTTTTGACGTGTTTATTTTAAACAGCTTTCCGAACTTGCAGAGAGCGCTCTCGCTCTCTTTTGGCGAAACCGGAGAGCGAAGCGACGACACAAAAGAGAATGACGAAAAGGAGCGTTTGGAATCAGACGAGAGGAATTCCGCGCTCTCTGTCAGTTCGGGAGAGAACTCacacaaaaagaaaaacaaatcagtgttgccaacttGAATGTAATGTGAAATTCACCGCCATCAAAAGTCATCGctgtaaataaattgaaaaaatcttgcaaaattCGTAGCAAAAATCATCACATTTCGGGAAGAGCAACCAAAACGAACAATTAAGTCGGTCTAGTtgaagagaataaaaaaaatagaaagaatAAATCTCGTTCATCCACACTCAAAGACGCACAAGAAGGACGCGCGATCACATctatgaaacaaacaaaaaaactcatttccaAAGCACACACCATCATCATCAATTTACTGTGACAATAGTAAACGGATAAGGAGCACACACTGAAAAAGAACTAAACATATTCCAAGTACACGAGTCTTTTTGAAGTGTCTCGAAATTGGCAACCAAGAAGGATCAATTTTGAACTGAACAACTTTTGTCCCCCTCTTGACAGTAACAGATAACAATTACAATACTCATGTTAGAATAAATATAACTATCAATCCagagaaaaaaattatgcatCGGAGAAACGATTGAAAAGTAACTTTATTTAAACACTAGATCAGCATCAGTATACACACTCCaggaaaataaaaagaaacggaaaaaatattcaaaattctccTACATATCCCCAAAAATAGACGAAAAAAAACTCTCTAAAAGAATTGTAATATCAAGCGAAACATGGTCCCACAAAACGAGAAAAAGCAAATAAGAGAAATTTTAGTCACATATCGAGTTAGATTTTAAACAAGCAAGACTCCCGCAGGTAGGACTGAggaaaaaactaacaaaaaaaaaaaactagtccaATTACACGATCGGATCAAACCAGCTTCGATTGTTCGTAATAATTTCCATATAGTTTTCGGTTTTACACCTTATAGCTTCAAGTGATTAAAtagttataaaaaataatacctaTATCACGATCTTATAGGAAAATGCGTTTCACATCAGCTGaagaacaaacaaaacaaaccaacaaactgAGCCTTCGTTTCTCCGAAATCTTCCGTTCATCAGTATAACAACAATTAAATATTGACAAATTAACTCTAATAGTGTTCATCGAAGAAAAAAACTCCCATATCGGTACCTTAACCTAGCTGCTCGTCGGAAACTTCCAAGCTTGATAATTTAATCGGCACTGTCCTACCCCTCTTCTGATTTACCAACGCAATCTGTCAAACTGACAGCTCGTTCGAAGTGGCGTGctgtcactttgacagttctcgtcGGGCGATTCTAGGGTagtaaaagtttttattttgacgccgttgcatttaaaatgatgatgctTAAACATATTGGTGGGAATACAAAAAGGTgggaattcaaaaatatgaaattaatttcaaataacattttcaaaactgccACTTTAACCAAACATCCAGTGTTGCCAAACTTCTCAGATACTCtcaacaacacttttttttatccatACTGAAGCAAAATTGTTGTCAATTTGGCTGATCTGTCAAAATGTGTTCCCACCTTTTTGTAGTCACCTTGCGCGAGAAAATATTTGCGTTGTTTTCTGATGTAAATATAACACATCTACTAGCGAAAATCACCCTTAACATGAAAGAAAAACaatagaaacataaaaaagccACAAACACTCCAAACAGATCGCTTTCCATAAGgtagaagaaaaactttgacagacaagaataaaaaaaagtgttatccCGGTGCTTCTGATGTATTTTCCCTCCTTCGAGAGCCTAGTCTAGCGAACCAAATATCGACGACAAGTGTTTTACAAATACAATCTTTTGATTATAGGATGCTAAACTTTCCCAAACTCGCTCCCCCCTCCTTCCTCACAATCCCACACAATCTATATACATGTATATTGAGCCGAATAAACAGGAGAACAGAAATATAAACAATAGATATATTAGCAAAGTAAACACATCTTCTTTCTGAGCGCCCAAAATTGCAGCGTCGGCGCGTGTACCTAAGGTAACGACAACTTTTATCGTCAAACCATAAATAAAAACCCAATTCAAACAGTATATTGTAGCGAATGAAAGAAATTACAGATAAATCATTGTAGCGAAACCAGTAAACTAGCAGACATTTCCGTTTGAGTTTcagccttttttttaaaaaaaaaagcacacaagctgtacatatttttattgaaacccGTTGAAACATGAACGTCGATCGAACGCGATCCATTAAGTAATATcgtcactaaaaaaatatatcaaggagacaggaaaacaaaaaaaacacacacctaCAAGTGTGGAAGAATTTAAAGTAAAACTCTATCAAGCAAACCtataggaaataaaaaaaaaccaagaaaactaaagtaaaaaccgaaaaaagagcatcacaaaaaaaatcattgtaacaTTGTCCGTGTGTGTATGGTATAAGAACTAAGCAaaacatatatatatattttatcaTATACGATAAAACAAAtcagcagcaacaaaaaaaaggaaaagaaaacAGAACCTAcgtacgaacaaaaaaaaactaataagaaTAATAAAATTACAACAAGATATCAATTAGCAAACGAGCGAAAGAGTACTGGCGAACAACAAAAACAGCAGCAGAAAAACAGCAGTAACAGTGAAAAGAAGAAATGACAGCATAAACAACACAGCAAAAGAAGTAAAGTAGCATATAGAAAGGAAGGACGGTTGAAAGGAGATGAAAGCCAAATTGGGCaaacagaagaagaagaagaaacagaAGAATAGGACACGTCTAAACGCAGCAGAGTAAGGAGAATGGAGAATGAAGGTATAAACTATTGAAATATAAAGACGAAAAAACAATGTGGTTGTTTTTACTGGTTGACGAATCCGAATTCCCTTTTTATGAGTTGTTTTTCTGTTtgtgaactgattttttttgtaatacattttagAAAACTCATAAAGATTCACTCTTCTTGTTTATGATATTTGAAGATTCCAAAAAGAAGGGTAAATTTGGAGGGGAATTGTGACATTCACCCTTCTTTAATAACATTTAAAGTAAAACAATAATTTGAGTTATTACAATAATTGCtataattacaataattttcatCCTTCTTTTCTAtaatatttaaagatttgaggatttagaatttaaagatctgacgatttgaagatttttggaaTTGAATGTACCAAAAAGAAAAGGAAATCTCTATGAGTTACATTCTTCCCAaacaaattgggtactaaagccctatgtcaatttttatgtacaacggtaaaaaacacgatttaaaaccatttctgatcattttttttttttcattttaatgcaatttttttttcacaagacaacattttttcgatggatcaactatggtccccttggaacgagctgtcaagtaggagcttttctgtcaagaagaaccgcgaggttaatttttcaaaattgatttaaaaatccattttaaactctttgtggtcgtacaaaaggtcattgtactcagaaaaataagttttatcgctgtaaacaataatatcagcaatctaagcttcattttaggacccaattctcaaCTTTTTTGGTAAAACAACATCAATGAACTATTCTAGAACAGAGCCGTCAATATTTTCACGAAATAAATTCACAGATTTCTGAtcacatatttttcattttagggcaaaaaaacaaattttcaaaacaaattttttttaaacaaatattttagataaagaaaagagttttaaaaaacttaataaaaaaattaaagtcaaatttaatttttgaaaaatatagttcAGAGATTGttagcatgaaaaaaaaacatatttataaagaaaataatccaaatttcaattgcaatttttctTGAACTAAGTATTGACAATATATATGGGAGacagataattttttttgcagatttttttttttagattgacaGTTACTGTTGagaatgcacagaaaaaaattattaaaaaaaattaatctaatGGGACACTTTAAAGCATTTAACTCACAGGACCACAGATtggaaaatacagtccagactcgattatccgaagcctcgaatatccgaagtttcgattatccgaaggtttgtatgggacttcggataatcaaatcacgaacacaaaaaaaacttttttttctttttcttgtttttaacatcaaattcgagttctgcgacaccattttagtcaaatttgaatagttgattgcatattaaataaaaaaaatcattttttcaatatttcgtcaccgccatattggccgccatcttagattttaaaaattctaaaccacTTTAGTGTAGTTAAGGGGTCACGCTTaaactcgacaatcaaaaataagacagcgaagAAATTTTTTATTCCTGATTCGATTATACCGACCAACAAATGACCTcgctgtcatttttgtcaatttttgtaggtcagtgttatccgatgtgaaatttttcctaggccttcggataatcgagtctagactttACAACTTTTTTGATAGCAcgagaatttttcgaaaaattaattaactatcgaaagtagcataactgtacatttctagagttttttttagagtaggacctttaaaaaaaaaaactctcgatttgttaaacgtttttgtgatactttttgcttttttcaatcAGGCTTGAAATGAATTGTgacatgtaaaaaatcaaaaacatgtttattttttttttaatacacatCAGATATTCATGCGAAGACGTCCAAACCGCCCTCAACTGTACTATTTTTATGAGtgttataaatattttcttctAATTTTGTGATCTGTACCACTCaccaatgcatgaaaaaaaaaaaacaatgaacaaatgaaaattatttgataCATCCATAACAAAATGTCAATCTCATTGCAACAAAAAGTCTTTCCCAtaccgggaatcgaacccgggccttCTGGGTGAAAGCCAGATATCCTAGCCACTAGACCATATGGGATGTGAGAATCGAGGTTCCAAAAGCCTTATTTGAGTTGATGTCCTTGATTTCACGTAAGAATTATCATTTAGAACTAGTTGAGtacataaatttaaaagaagTTAAAATGTAGCCATAGGAAGACTTTCAATGAAACCAtacgttttaaatttttacctgataattttggtattttatgtaatgattaaacattaaaaagaaTAACCTCAGAATTCAGatgtgttttgttttaaatttattgaacaaaACTGACTTCAGGGGAGAAATAAATTACATAACAATAATTTCACTAGCAAAGAAGGGGAGGGCTGGTAACACACACTGACACACGTACAATCACACGCGCCCATGCTTAGCTGTGATGGTGCGCCTCGGATTCCCTCCAATTTCGTTTGATCATCTCGATAATTTGCACATAGAATGCCGACTTGGAGAAGTAGTAACAACTGCACACGATGATGAATATCCAGGCCACGTACAGCCAGTAATCGGTTCGCTTTTCGACCTTGTTCAAAAGTGGCCCTTTGAAGTCGTCCGAGATGTAGTGCGGCATTGTGATGGTCATTTTGTGGTTCACCAGTCGGGGTTCCACGCCGGAGTGTTTGGTAACGAATTTGACTAAAGATTCGAGCGTTATTTCCGTGTCGTTGAACTTGACCAGCGGCCTTCCCTGGTGGAAGAACATGATCGTGGGCAGTCCCACGATTCCAAACTCCGTATTGAGCGAGTGAAAGTTGAACGCATCGATGGCCGCCACCTTCAGGTCGGGAAAGTGACGGGCCAGTGCGTTGTAGTGCGGTGCCATCATGGCACTGTGGATGCAGGTTTTGGTATAGAACAGCATCACGACGCAACTCCCGGCCTGGGTTCGCTTCGTTGAGTTGCCATGCGGTGCCAGCACGCTTATGACCTCCTTCAGCGAAGTTATTATATGCAGCGTCCCGTTTCCTTTGGCCGGAATACATTTAACCTTGAGCGGACCTCGCTTCCCATCCGAGACCTTGACCTCATCCGGCTCGGCCTGTTCCTCGTAGATCGTGCAGTGCTTCTTGTCCTGGTAGGTTATGAAATCCACAAACGAATTTGGGCTCTGCCCAACCGATGCGACGGTTTGCTGGACCTCCTCGCTCTTGGAACTGGATCCACCACCGAAGGGCTTATAGTCCAGGAAGTCTCCATTCAGAATGTACGCGTAAAACTCCAATCCACTGAAGCGAAACGCATTACAGCTTTGGGCAACTAAAATTAAGCACCTTTTGTTGTAACATCTTGGTTTGGTAAATTGAAAGCAATTTTATACTTACTGGTAATAACACTGATTGAAATTAGCAAGAATTTCATCACGACTCGTAAAAATCCTTGTATTTCCTTAAATTTTACCTAATTGTTTTTATTATGCTTTAAGCTTCGTTGACAGGACGGTACTGTTTACCTCTCTGACATAACAAGTTGTTACAAGGTTTGTAATGTACGAGGTAGGTAGCTGTGATACATTTTGTGGATGTTGCACGCCGCGTAGAAACACGATGAACAGGAAAAGAGTGTCCAACCctatgtacatttttttaatgtaactacactcaacccccggtggttggtcactttttcgtttgacacttttttagtttgtaccccgttggttggtcaaagtcaaactaaaaagtgacgaactgtcactttttacaaggcgctcacgcacactatcaaatcaaacgtttggtagtgtgtgtgaactccgtgtaaacggggtgtcaaactaaaaagtgaccccgttcgtttaacaacagttggtgtcaaaccatcggggtttgagtgtatacgcttctaatttttaaaataaggctTCCCAGTCGAAAATTTAATAACACATTCACACCTCTGAGTGCCacagaagttggtttgtttgcatAATTTACCGCCCGACGTCAGttaacatatttcgcagggacAGTAACAGTTCGAGCTCGATCTTTGTGTGCATCGGGACAGTGTGGCGAGGAGTTCTTCATTTTTTAGttagattatatttttttcattaggcCAAGAAAGCCTTTTAAAactaaattatattttgaaataatatcaTTCAGTTTGTTGCTCGTTTGAAGCAATTgcaaaataacttttcaggcCATAAACTTGCAAGCAACAGCACGCCCATGAGTAAGCACACAAATGTATGCCATTTACTCTAGCATTTACTGGCTTGATTCAATTGACTTTTATTCCGATTATCATGAGAGATGCGAAGACAACTCAAGAACAAAGACCTGTCATCAGCACCACTAGCAGAACAtgtcaaaacatatttattttttatgtcaaaTCGACGCTATCGTGTTATTTTGCCACacctgccatttcgacgttccgagaaaaaacgcgttttaaagtttgacataaataaaataactaaaaaagaacacgtaatgtaaacaataacaaacatgttttgtgTGGCTAACCATTATGtcacgggattgaaactcgtctgaaaaacctgtatcattttctcaatcaaaacggtggcgccgcgtggtggtagctgccctgtttattacactgtgaaattatccatggctaatccaaggaaccaaaaggtgacaacagaaatgtccACTCAAAAGGGGcgctgcaaaaaaactttttattttaaaaaaaattcccaacaaatcagcaacgaattacaagtttgatagtcgaactacacttaaaagttggttttgttatttgtttttgcaaaaccgcatattttttaacaaaagtgccaaaaatattcgtaactaccttttgcctcttggtgccgctttgtgttagtatgtgtgtggtcgatatttgcggacgtgcacgcagaacacagaacagtgagaactagcgaaaatgcctcactttcttctgatacaagtcgccatattgaaattgcttgaagattcatacccgtgattatgtgcattgtccccaagtttggttaaatttggttgCCGACGTTATAACTATAAATCTAGAGTttcttttgaataggtcctataaacatatgaaagacaatagtttataggaccttttcaaagaaaaactctggaaatgtttacggtagtcggacTTGTACgtatgtcaaacgcgttctgacctgaaattctTTTGGCCAGCTACAGccattttcagggtgtgtcaagataacaCGACAAGATTAAGACTTCTTTATTATGAAAAGTGCCAAAAATGCATCTCAGAAAAcgaattttggagatctgtgaGGTCAAAAGTTGAGGCATTTTGAGATGCACACAattgcgttcttaactcaatttggcccaaatgcatgtgcgacaagatagcacgacagcgacgagaTGACATTTGTTATGATAAAAACAATTGTTGACACATGaaaattatatcaaattttgatgaaatttttgggAATTAATTTACTagaatcatgaaaaaaactCAGTAAGCGGTGTTTATCGCAAGAATGagaattatgaattttcgagAAGATcacttcttgacttttttttgataaggtcctataaacaaatgtaaacattgagtgtatcccgcttactccgatggactttgacataaggtgtgaaagggatacactcattgtttacatttgtttataggaccttatcaaaaaaaagtcaagacttttaattttacgaaattgggtaTATTTCTGGTTatattgaagcaaaattaaactttttcaatgGAACTTGGTCTGGAAACTGTACCCAATAATGTGATTAattccaaaatgttttaaaatgccatAAGGATAAAAATAGGGAAAAATTCGAAGAAAGCCAGAAATCTGGCAGATTTGGTTcggaaactttttatttgaggtcaaatattggtcaaatacgTAATTTAATGTTTCTCATGgcatatttttaagaaattttatagatattttcagaaatccATTAATTTTCAGCGAcattctgaagaaaaatcctataaatCGAAAAATGTGGCTCTAGACCCCTCCacgaaatatttcgatggaCCGATGTCGGGAAaaagcccttctttcatggtgccacaTATCAGActcgtcgattttttttatcttaagtttttttttctagggtTCACACCGTGGTTTGCTTTTCTTTCATAGACTATATCTCAGCAAGcattggtccaattttcaatgtctttcAAGCTAATTTATAGACATTTTTCTgaccttttcgataaaaaatatttttggggtGGTCAAGCTTGGTCATGACTTCTACAGGTTAAAAAGTCACGATtgtaaaaataagctttatacACAAAATTGATCCTTTCAGAAATCATTTGTCATGTATGTCTTGAATTTCTTAtatgttttaagaattttgaaatcaatatcTAGAAATCCTAattcaatgttcaaaacatTCGATGATTTGAAATGGAATATTATTGTCTTCGAAACTTTCTTTCAACAGTCCTCTACTGTTCCCACCCGAGACTCAAACCATGCATTCCAACTTCAAAACACTCAACACGCGTTTGCGCACAACCAACAACCACGTGCTCTCTGTTCTTTAGCATTGCAAGGCCTGTGTGCCTGTTGGTTGTTGTCGATTCCGCACTGTTTCTCTCTAGAACCTGTCCTCTGGTTCCAACTTCAGCCTGCGCCCTAACTGTACTACACAAAACAGAAGACAGTTTTTGCGTAGCAGTCAGCAGCAGTTAGCTGGAAAGAGGGGTGTTTTACGTTATTTACTCGAGTTTGGCTGCGCCGAAAATAAGGGTGAGGTTTCGTACATAAAACATTATGTTACGTTTTTTGGTTGGGGTGAGGGAACTCTCTTATCAAGAGCTTTTCTTTCTTGGGAGTAGCATAAGGTGGACGGAGTAGGGTGCGACTTTGGGACCAGTTTGTTGTAGTACTGTAAAATGGatggaatttgtgaatttgttcaGTCTTTCATTGTGctaatttcaatatttcttttaattcgaattcaaatgaataatttaaattaaattaataagtttttaaaacatAGTTTAAATTTGATCAGGGATAGCGTAACTTCGGGCTATCTGGCCGTAGCAAAATTGTCTAGTTTGAATGAAATAGTCTGCATTTAGGGTCAAAACCCAAAAATACTTCACAAAAATCAATTCCCTACCTCCAAAGGTCCTCCCTGAgcataaaaaagcaaaacaaacaataTATTTCCCACCCTCACCCTCTCGGGCTGATTTTACGCTGTAATTCCAAACAACATTAGGAGGGAGAACCAGGCCTGGCAACGCGCCCGGCCTGGTGTCGAGGGGCCCTCTTCCACTCGCGCTGATTGATGCCTACCGTCAGGGGCAGTGGCGCGGCGGACGACGAATTTCATTCATGGTTTTGCGCGTTCCGAGGATTAGTCCGGGGAATGTGTGGGCAGAGTGGAAGAGCCTCGCCAGGTTCGCGTTTTGATGTATGGTATGTGTGAGGGCATACATACGGCAGTCATCgtcgccaccaccaccagcaactTC harbors:
- the LOC120421558 gene encoding thioredoxin domain-containing protein 15, with product MKFLLISISVITIAQSCNAFRFSGLEFYAYILNGDFLDYKPFGGGSSSKSEEVQQTVASVGQSPNSFVDFITYQDKKHCTIYEEQAEPDEVKVSDGKRGPLKVKCIPAKGNGTLHIITSLKEVISVLAPHGNSTKRTQAGSCVVMLFYTKTCIHSAMMAPHYNALARHFPDLKVAAIDAFNFHSLNTEFGIVGLPTIMFFHQGRPLVKFNDTEITLESLVKFVTKHSGVEPRLVNHKMTITMPHYISDDFKGPLLNKVEKRTDYWLYVAWIFIIVCSCYYFSKSAFYVQIIEMIKRNWRESEAHHHS